Proteins encoded by one window of Nomascus leucogenys isolate Asia chromosome 19, Asia_NLE_v1, whole genome shotgun sequence:
- the KCNH6 gene encoding potassium voltage-gated channel subfamily H member 6 isoform X4, whose protein sequence is MFILNFEDLAQLLAKRSSRSLSQRLLSQSFLGSESSHGRPGGPGPGTGRGKYRTISQIPQFTLNFVEFNLEKHRSSSTTEIEIIAPHKVVERTQNVTEKVTQVLSLGADVLPEYKLQAPRIHRWTILHYSPFKAVWDWLILLLVIYTAVFTPYSAAFLLSDQDESRRGACGYTCSPLTVVDLIVDIMFVVDIVINFRTTYVNTNDEVVSHPRRIAVHYFKGWFLIDMVAAIPFDLLIFRTGSDETTTLIGLLKTARLLRLVRVARKLDRYSEYGAAVLFLLMCTFALIAHWLACIWYAIGNVERPYLEHKIGWLDSLGVQLGKCYNGSDPASGPSVQDKYVTALYFTFSSLTSVGFGNVSPNTNSEKVFSICIMLIGSLMYASIFGNVSAIIQRLYSGTARYHTQMLRVKEFIRFHQIPNPLRQRLEEYFQHAWSYTNGIDMNAVLKGFPECLQADICLHLHRALLQHCPAFSGASKGCLRALAVKFKTTHAPPGDTLVHLGDVLSTLYFISRGSIEILRDDVVVAILGKNDIFGEPVSLHAQPGKSSADVRALTYCDLHKIQRADLLEVLDMYPAFADSFWSKLEVTFNLRDAAGGLHSSPRQAPGSQDHRGFFLSDNQSDTAPPLSISDASGLWPELLQQMPPRRSPQSPQGDPDCWPLKLGSRLEQLQAQMNRLESRVSSDLSRILQLLQQPMSQSHASYILEAPASNDLALFPIASETTSPGPRLPQGFLPPAQTPSYGDLDDCSPKHRNSSPRMPHLAVATDKILAPSSEQKQLEGLWPPLASPLHPPEVQGLICGPRFSSLPEHLGSVPKQLDFQRHGSDPGFAGSWGH, encoded by the exons ATGTTCATCCTCAACTTCGAGGATCTGGCCCAGCTCCTGGCCAAGCGCAGCAGCCGCAGCTTGTCCCAGCGCCTGTTGTCCCAGAGCTTCCTGGGCTCCG AGAGCTCTCACGGCAGGCCAGGCggaccagggccaggcacaggcAGGGGCAAGTACAGGACCATCAGCCAGATCCCGCAGTTCACGCTCAACTTCGTGGAGTTCAACTTGGAGAAGCACCGCTCCAGCTCCACCACGGAGATTGAGATCATCGCGCCCCATAAGGTGGTGGAGCGGACACAGAACGTCACTGAGAAGGTCACCCAG GTCCTGTCCCTGGGCGCAGATGTGCTGCCCGAGTACAAGCTGCAGGCGCCGCGCATCCACCGCTGGACCATCCTGCACTACAGCCCCTTCAAGGCCGTGTGGGACTGGCTCATCCTGCTGCTGGTCATCTACACAGCCGTCTTTACGCCCTACTCAGCCGCCTTCCTGCTCAGCGACCAGGACGAATCACGGCGTGGGGCCTGCGGCTATACCTGCAGTCCCCTCACTGTGGTGGATCTCATCGTGGACATCATGTTCGTCGTGGACATCGTCATCAACTTCCGCACCACCTATGTCAACACCAATGATGAGGTGGTCAGCCACCCCCGCCGCATCGCCGTCCACTACTTCAAGGGCTGGTTCCTCATTGACATGGTGGCCGCCATCCCTTTTGATCTCCTGATCTTCCGCACCGGCTCCGATGAG ACCACAACCCTGATTGGGCTATTGAAGACAGCGCGGCTGCTGCGGCTGGTGCGCGTAGCACGGAAGCTGGACCGCTACTCTGAGTACGGGGCGGCTGTGCTCTTCTTGCTCATGTGCACCTTCGCGCTCATAGCGCACTGGCTGGCCTGCATCTGGTACGCCATCGGCAATGTGGAGCGGCCCTACCTGGAACACAAGATCGGCTGGCTGGACAGCCTGGGTGTGCAGCTTGGCAAGTGCTACAACGGCAGCGACCCAGCCTCGGGCCCCTCAGTGCAGGACAAGTATGTCACAGCCCTCTACTTCACCTTCAGCAGCCTCACCAGCGTGGGCTTCGGCAATGTCTCGCCCAACACCAACTCCGAGAAGGTCTTCTCCATCTGCATCATGCTCATCGGCT CCCTGATGTACGCCAGCATCTTCGGGAATGTGTCTGCGATCATCCAGCGCCTGTACTCGGGCACCGCACGCTACCACACGCAAATGCTGCGTGTCAAGGAGTTCATCCGCTTCCACCAGATCCCCAACCCGCTGCGCCAGCGCCTGGAGGAGTACTTCCAGCACGCCTGGTCCTACACCAATGGCATTGACATGAACGCG GTGCTGAAGGGCTTCCCCGAGTGCCTGCAGGCTGACATCTGCCTGCACTTGCACCGCGCGCTGCTGCAGCACTGCCCAGCTTTCAGCGGCGCCAGCAAGGGCTGCCTGCGCGCGCTAGCCGTCAAGTTCAAGACCACGCACGCGCCGCCTGGGGACACGCTGGTGCACCTCGGCGACGTGCTCTCCACGCTCTACTTCATCTCCCGAGGCTCCATCGAGATCCTGCGCGACGACGTGGTCGTGGCCATCCTAG GGAAGAATGACATCTTTGGGGAACCCGtcagcctccatgcccagccaggcAAGTCCAGTGCAGATGTGCGGGCTCTGACCTACTGCGACCTGCACAAGATCCAGCGGGCAGACCTGCTGGAGGTGCTGGACATGTACCCAGCCTTTGCGGACAGCTTCTGGAGTAAGCTGGAGGTCACCTTCAACCTTCGGGAT GCAGCCGGGGGTCTCCACTCATCCCCCCGACAGGCTCCTGGCAGCCAAGACCACCGAGGTTTCTTTCTCAGTGACAACCAGTCAG ATACAGCCCCTCCCCTGAGCATCTCAGATGCATCTGGCCTTTGGCCTGAGCTACTGCAGCAAATGCCCCCAAGGCGCAGCCCCCAAAGCCCTCAGGGAGACCCAGATTGCTGGCCTCTGAAGCTGGGCTCCAGGCTAGAGCAGCTCCAGGCCCAGATGAACAG GCTGGAGTCCCGCGTGTCCTCAGACCTCAGCCGCATCTTGCAGCTCCTCCAGCAGCCCATGTCCCAGAGCCACGCCAGCTACATTCTGGAAGCCCCTGCCTCCAATGACCTGGCCTTGTTTCCTATAGCCTCGGAGACGACGAGTCCAGGGCCCAGGCTGCCCCAGGGCTTTCTGCCTCCTGCACAG ACCCCAAGCTATGGAGACTTGGACGACTGTAGTCCAAAGCACAGGAACTCCTCCCCCAGGATGCCTCACCTGGCTGTGGCAACGGACAAAATTCTGGCACCATCCTCAGAACAAAAACAGCTTGAGGGACTCTGGCCACCCCTGGCCTCACCTCTACATCCCCCGGAAGTACAAGGACTCATCTGTGGTCCCcgcttctcctccctccctgaaCACCTTGGCTCTGTTCCCAAGCAGCTGGACTTCCAGAGACATGGCTCAGATCCTGGATTTGCAGGGAGTTGGGGCCACTGA